One window of the Hyalangium minutum genome contains the following:
- a CDS encoding AHH domain-containing protein, translating into MRLWQLLWKLEALMVALMVAGCSATVPAIRVGTGAQGQPLLHIPRTAEVEPVEVPPEEVTQALQRMARQVRLSGSPRETVERLFQLDALSGDYLYLRRERKLVPLEGGTPLEGALTEQEQYWATRYTEWCRSEQQFNGDCLGGALVAGKYLDLRGRYMWAMALSKSPVLEEFEKALGEMVSMQVVLQAAICTVVTLLVLLAMPDPVTKFIAAWGTVALILWVGAKTLYRLITGWFQLMKEVQEATTFEQLREAGERFGRLFSREAAQAFALVAMALLTHTAKDFAQQVNTLPGSAQVSMQAAGQGAVLLSEVGAVESVAVTADGFTVALGPGAVAMATNGGREGRTQKHHIATIANKKSPQRGGPWTPLFEELFAKAGMRLQDAENIVPIRGHRGPHPQRYHQLVYERLEEALGECSSVMECRAQLTDALKKLANEIATPGTELNQLVTLGH; encoded by the coding sequence ATGAGGCTGTGGCAGCTGCTGTGGAAGCTCGAAGCGCTGATGGTTGCCCTCATGGTGGCCGGGTGCAGCGCCACGGTGCCAGCAATTCGGGTGGGGACAGGCGCGCAGGGACAACCCCTCCTCCACATCCCCCGAACTGCCGAGGTGGAGCCGGTGGAAGTGCCGCCGGAGGAAGTCACCCAAGCCCTCCAGAGAATGGCCCGGCAGGTCCGCCTGAGTGGTTCCCCGCGTGAGACGGTGGAGCGGCTGTTCCAACTCGACGCTCTCTCCGGCGACTACCTGTACCTGCGGCGGGAGCGAAAGCTCGTCCCGCTGGAGGGGGGCACTCCCCTGGAGGGGGCGCTGACGGAGCAGGAACAGTACTGGGCCACCCGGTACACGGAGTGGTGCCGCAGTGAGCAGCAGTTCAACGGGGATTGTCTGGGGGGCGCACTGGTGGCCGGCAAGTACCTGGACCTGCGTGGCCGGTACATGTGGGCCATGGCGCTGAGCAAAAGCCCGGTGCTGGAGGAGTTCGAGAAGGCGCTGGGCGAGATGGTCAGCATGCAGGTCGTCCTTCAGGCAGCCATCTGCACCGTCGTCACGCTACTGGTGCTGCTGGCCATGCCCGACCCAGTCACCAAGTTCATCGCCGCATGGGGCACCGTGGCGCTCATCCTCTGGGTGGGCGCCAAGACGCTCTACCGGCTGATAACGGGCTGGTTCCAGTTGATGAAGGAGGTGCAGGAGGCCACCACCTTCGAGCAGCTGCGCGAGGCGGGCGAGAGGTTCGGCCGGTTATTCTCGCGGGAGGCGGCACAGGCGTTCGCCCTGGTAGCCATGGCGCTGCTGACGCACACAGCGAAGGACTTCGCCCAACAGGTGAACACGCTGCCCGGTTCGGCGCAGGTGTCGATGCAGGCCGCAGGACAAGGAGCCGTCCTCTTGTCCGAGGTGGGCGCGGTGGAGTCGGTGGCGGTGACGGCCGACGGCTTCACCGTGGCCCTGGGGCCGGGCGCGGTGGCGATGGCAACGAATGGAGGGCGCGAAGGCCGCACACAGAAGCACCACATTGCAACCATCGCCAACAAGAAGTCCCCTCAGCGCGGTGGCCCTTGGACCCCCTTGTTCGAGGAACTCTTCGCCAAGGCGGGAATGAGACTCCAGGATGCTGAAAACATCGTGCCCATCCGCGGGCACCGGGGGCCTCACCCGCAGCGCTACCATCAGCTCGTCTACGAGCGGTTGGAAGAGGCGCTGGGAGAGTGCAGTAGCGTCATGGAATGCCGGGCGCAGCTGACGGACGCCCTCAAGAAGTTGGCCAACGAAATCGCCACGCCCGGAACGGAACTCAATCAGCTCGTCACTCTGGGACATTGA
- a CDS encoding tRNA threonylcarbamoyladenosine dehydratase, which produces MNTLQPTSPATDTPSAPAPAAPSEQAPGVNSLAKPFKLSRRFDRTGRLLGDSAMERLAGARVIVFGLGGVGSYAAEGLVRSGVGHLTLVDHDDVCVTNTNRQLHATVKGVGKSKAELMAQRCREINPDAKVEAMREFYRAELAEQMLPPGQYDFVVDAIDNVKAKLHLLHRCVSLGIPVVSSMGAAGRLDPTAIRVEDLSETHMDPFAKDIRKLLKRKHGVETDKHTGITAVYSIEARRQPVALRYDDASDGFLCVCPQDNEFHTCDHRTQIDGSVVFVTSAFGMNAAGVVVRRLAAAR; this is translated from the coding sequence ATGAACACGCTGCAGCCCACTTCTCCCGCCACTGACACCCCTTCGGCCCCGGCTCCGGCGGCGCCCTCCGAGCAGGCGCCCGGGGTGAACTCGCTGGCCAAACCCTTCAAGCTCTCGCGGCGGTTCGACCGGACGGGCCGGCTGCTGGGGGACTCGGCGATGGAACGGCTGGCGGGCGCGCGGGTGATTGTGTTCGGCCTGGGCGGGGTGGGCAGCTATGCGGCCGAGGGCCTGGTGCGCAGCGGGGTGGGCCACCTGACGCTGGTGGACCATGACGACGTGTGCGTGACGAACACCAACCGCCAGCTGCACGCCACGGTGAAGGGCGTGGGCAAGTCCAAGGCGGAGCTGATGGCGCAGCGCTGCCGGGAGATCAACCCGGACGCGAAGGTGGAGGCGATGCGCGAGTTCTACCGGGCCGAACTGGCCGAGCAGATGCTGCCGCCGGGCCAGTACGACTTCGTGGTGGATGCCATCGACAACGTGAAAGCGAAGCTGCACCTACTGCACCGGTGTGTGAGCCTGGGGATTCCGGTGGTGAGCTCCATGGGGGCGGCGGGACGGTTGGACCCCACGGCCATTCGCGTGGAGGACCTGTCCGAGACGCACATGGACCCGTTCGCCAAGGACATCCGCAAGCTGCTCAAGCGCAAGCACGGGGTGGAGACGGACAAGCACACGGGCATTACGGCGGTGTATTCGATTGAGGCGCGACGGCAGCCGGTGGCACTGCGCTACGACGACGCCAGCGACGGCTTCCTGTGCGTGTGCCCGCAGGACAATGAGTTCCACACGTGCGACCACCGGACGCAGATTGATGGGAGCGTGGTGTTCGTCACCTCTGCGTTCGGGATGAACGCGGCGGGGGTGGTGGTGCGGCGGCTCGCTGCAGCGCGCTGA
- a CDS encoding TatD family hydrolase: MIDTHCHLDASRFDPDRPDVLTRAWAAGLEGIVIPAVGPDTWEPLLELPRKDARVQVGLGIHPQLLPELPPERDTEHLERLDALLARGGAVAVGECGLDGPSTTGAPLERQVHVLRGHMALARKHGLPVLMHCHRLHPAMIEFLKEEPFPEAGVLMHSYSGGVELARFYVQKGCHFSFAGPVTWAEARKPLDALKAIPLERLMAETDSPDQAPTPHRGQRSEPGYLPRIVEGMAKVRGEPVEVLAQRTTANARRFFREAFPPPSR; encoded by the coding sequence ATGATTGACACACACTGTCACTTGGATGCCTCGCGGTTCGATCCGGATCGCCCCGACGTGCTCACCCGGGCGTGGGCCGCGGGCCTGGAAGGGATTGTCATCCCCGCGGTGGGCCCGGACACCTGGGAGCCGCTGCTGGAGCTGCCCCGGAAGGACGCGCGGGTGCAGGTGGGGCTGGGCATCCACCCGCAGCTGCTGCCGGAGCTGCCGCCCGAGAGGGACACGGAGCACCTCGAGCGGCTGGACGCGCTGCTGGCCCGGGGCGGGGCGGTGGCGGTGGGCGAGTGCGGGCTGGATGGGCCCTCCACGACGGGGGCGCCGCTGGAGCGGCAGGTGCATGTGCTCCGAGGGCACATGGCGCTGGCGCGCAAGCACGGGCTGCCGGTGCTGATGCACTGCCACCGGCTGCACCCGGCGATGATCGAGTTCCTCAAGGAGGAGCCCTTCCCCGAGGCGGGCGTGCTGATGCACAGCTACAGCGGCGGGGTGGAGCTGGCGCGCTTCTACGTGCAGAAGGGCTGCCACTTCTCCTTCGCGGGGCCCGTCACCTGGGCCGAGGCTCGCAAGCCGCTGGATGCGCTGAAGGCGATTCCACTGGAGCGGCTGATGGCGGAGACGGACTCGCCGGACCAGGCGCCCACGCCGCACCGGGGGCAGCGCTCGGAGCCAGGGTACCTGCCGCGGATTGTGGAGGGCATGGCGAAGGTGCGGGGAGAGCCCGTCGAGGTGCTCGCCCAGCGGACGACCGCCAATGCGCGCCGCTTCTTCCGGGAAGCGTTTCCCCCGCCTTCGCGGTAG
- a CDS encoding zinc ribbon domain-containing protein, whose translation MPETLCPKCGHSPIPAGAEACPACGEPFSFLPMYQRAQRQRVDKRREADVDMEQTVFGGNLTGEVTAHPGPIAAVFFVGAVAWFLRVGGVVGNLQEPLWAYGLVVLDLVLGVVLLLNLGPAQLLAQGGMLLQLGVAAVLARAAPLAPVHLAYVAHAAVALAMVVGEPSPVRRYAGLGLGSGVALLGVVFLAVGGSVGGGGARQRLVGRELGYSLELPDGWSRLTREQLAPHLSMPAGTLTGGGVGFGDAAHGRYGALWVDREGSAQEAAGCQQLLVAFGGAADSPPSSRPPPQALGGKGRVYALRTATGARGAFACGKLADGRWVGFAVVVAPPESASGETVFVAVGSGLALQ comes from the coding sequence ATGCCAGAGACCCTCTGCCCGAAGTGTGGCCACAGCCCCATCCCCGCGGGCGCGGAAGCGTGCCCCGCCTGCGGCGAGCCCTTCAGCTTCCTGCCCATGTACCAGCGGGCGCAGCGCCAGCGGGTGGACAAGCGGCGCGAGGCGGACGTGGACATGGAGCAGACGGTGTTCGGGGGCAACCTCACGGGCGAGGTGACGGCTCACCCGGGCCCCATCGCGGCGGTGTTTTTCGTGGGGGCGGTGGCGTGGTTCCTCCGGGTGGGGGGCGTGGTGGGGAACCTGCAGGAGCCGCTCTGGGCCTACGGGCTGGTGGTGTTGGATTTGGTGCTGGGGGTGGTGCTGCTGCTCAACCTGGGCCCGGCCCAATTGCTGGCGCAGGGGGGCATGCTGTTGCAGCTGGGAGTGGCGGCGGTGCTGGCCCGGGCCGCGCCTCTGGCGCCCGTGCACCTGGCCTACGTGGCCCATGCGGCGGTGGCGCTCGCCATGGTGGTGGGCGAGCCCAGCCCGGTGCGCCGCTACGCGGGGCTGGGGTTGGGCAGCGGGGTGGCACTGCTCGGGGTGGTCTTCCTGGCGGTGGGGGGGAGCGTGGGGGGCGGTGGGGCGCGCCAGCGGCTCGTGGGGCGGGAGCTGGGCTATTCGCTCGAGTTGCCCGACGGCTGGAGCCGGCTCACGCGCGAGCAGCTCGCGCCGCATCTGTCCATGCCTGCGGGGACGCTCACGGGCGGCGGGGTGGGGTTTGGTGACGCGGCGCACGGGCGCTACGGGGCGTTGTGGGTGGACCGCGAGGGGAGCGCGCAGGAGGCGGCCGGCTGCCAGCAGTTGCTCGTGGCGTTTGGCGGCGCCGCGGACAGTCCGCCTTCTTCGAGGCCTCCGCCGCAGGCGTTGGGAGGCAAAGGGCGGGTGTACGCGCTGCGCACGGCCACGGGGGCTCGCGGGGCGTTCGCGTGCGGAAAGCTGGCGGATGGGCGGTGGGTGGGGTTCGCGGTGGTGGTAGCGCCCCCGGAGTCGGCCAGTGGGGAGACGGTCTTCGTGGCGGTGGGCTCCGGGCTGGCGTTGCAGTAA
- a CDS encoding DHH family phosphoesterase: MNVQVLFHDNCFDGAASAAVFTRFYRERIRPDAAFTYRGLTHKPGAEGIDPAVFTGDENAIVDFRYSQDARLTWWFDHHASAFQQPGDEAHFRADTGGRKFHDAHRKSCTKYLADVARERFGWDASGLSELIHWAEIIDGAQFPSPQMAVALEEPALRIMTVLEANKSPDLIPTLIQRMQTESLAQIAASPLIAGPLAPLLERHQRNIEQVRSKARYENGVVFFDLADEGVDSLNKFIAYSLYPDARYTLWVGQGPGRAKVSLGSNPWRPELRKHDLAAIAGRYGGGGHPVVAAVSFKPGELEKARAAYREILAELSS; encoded by the coding sequence ATGAACGTCCAGGTCCTCTTCCACGACAACTGCTTTGACGGAGCCGCCAGCGCGGCGGTGTTCACCCGCTTCTACCGGGAGCGCATCCGCCCGGATGCCGCGTTCACGTACCGGGGGCTGACGCACAAGCCGGGCGCCGAGGGGATTGATCCGGCGGTGTTCACCGGGGACGAGAACGCGATTGTGGACTTCCGGTACAGCCAGGATGCGCGGCTGACGTGGTGGTTCGATCACCACGCCTCGGCGTTCCAGCAGCCGGGGGACGAGGCGCATTTCCGCGCGGACACCGGCGGACGCAAGTTCCACGATGCGCACCGCAAGAGCTGCACGAAGTACCTGGCGGATGTGGCGCGCGAGCGCTTCGGGTGGGACGCCTCCGGGCTGTCGGAGCTGATCCACTGGGCGGAGATTATCGACGGGGCGCAGTTCCCCAGCCCGCAGATGGCGGTGGCACTGGAAGAGCCCGCGCTGCGCATCATGACGGTGCTGGAGGCGAACAAGTCGCCGGACCTCATCCCCACGCTGATTCAGCGGATGCAGACGGAGTCCCTGGCCCAGATTGCGGCCTCGCCGCTCATTGCCGGGCCGCTGGCGCCGCTGCTGGAGCGCCACCAGCGGAACATTGAGCAGGTGCGTTCCAAGGCGCGCTACGAGAACGGCGTGGTGTTCTTCGACTTGGCGGACGAGGGCGTGGACAGCCTGAACAAGTTCATTGCGTATTCGCTGTACCCGGACGCGCGCTACACCTTGTGGGTGGGGCAGGGGCCGGGGCGGGCGAAGGTGTCGCTGGGCTCGAATCCGTGGCGGCCGGAGCTGCGCAAGCATGACCTGGCGGCCATTGCCGGGCGCTACGGCGGAGGCGGGCACCCGGTGGTGGCGGCGGTGAGCTTCAAGCCGGGCGAGCTGGAGAAGGCGCGCGCCGCCTACCGAGAAATCCTCGCAGAGCTGTCGAGCTGA
- a CDS encoding Maf family protein translates to MRPLILASTSSARRALMDGLGLPYRAESPGVDEDVSPTLSAREAVQVLAARKAQAVHARHPEAWVIGADQLVQVGNEVLAKPVDRDAARKQLGKLLGHTHDICTGVCLVGPGGHLAETLEVSRLTFYPVDAEELERYLDLGEWEGCAGSYRVEGAGQALLARLVGDRTNVQGLPMLTVVRMLREAGFSFFEPRNP, encoded by the coding sequence ATGAGACCCCTGATTCTGGCGTCCACTTCGAGCGCTCGCCGGGCGTTGATGGATGGGCTGGGCCTGCCGTACCGGGCCGAGTCCCCTGGCGTGGACGAGGACGTGTCCCCCACGCTCTCGGCGCGCGAGGCGGTGCAGGTGTTGGCGGCGCGCAAGGCCCAGGCAGTCCACGCCCGCCATCCGGAGGCGTGGGTGATTGGGGCGGACCAGCTCGTTCAGGTGGGGAATGAGGTACTGGCCAAGCCTGTGGACCGGGATGCGGCGCGGAAGCAGTTGGGAAAGCTGCTGGGGCACACACACGACATCTGCACGGGGGTGTGCCTGGTGGGCCCAGGCGGGCACCTCGCCGAGACCCTGGAGGTGTCGCGGCTCACGTTCTACCCTGTGGACGCAGAGGAGTTGGAGCGCTACCTGGACCTGGGCGAGTGGGAGGGGTGCGCAGGGAGCTACCGCGTGGAAGGGGCGGGACAGGCCCTGCTGGCACGGCTCGTGGGGGACCGGACCAACGTGCAGGGACTGCCCATGCTCACGGTGGTCCGAATGCTGCGCGAAGCTGGGTTCTCGTTCTTCGAGCCGCGGAATCCCTGA